From a single Trichocoleus sp. genomic region:
- a CDS encoding DUF5996 family protein, whose product MVDLSPSNITINAGSWPTLPFREWKDTYETLHMWTQIVGKIRLVQTSWTNHSWHTPLYVTSRGLTTSPIPYETRSFQIDFDFIDHKLLIQTSSGEVKEISLASRPVAEFYQELFAKLAELRLNVKIHTTPNEVVNAIPFEQDYEHRTYEPDQANRFWQTLAQSDRVFKQFRSRFIGKCSPVHFFWGSFDLAVTRFSGRRAPEHPGGVPHLPDWVVREAYSHEVSSCGFWPGSDQMPEPVFYAYAYPAPEGFSTAKVSPGGAAYNSELGEFILPYDDVRQSASPDLALLEFLQSSYEAAANFGAWDRPALERTEEW is encoded by the coding sequence ATGGTTGATTTAAGTCCTTCAAACATCACTATCAATGCTGGCTCATGGCCGACCCTGCCTTTTCGGGAGTGGAAAGACACCTATGAGACACTCCATATGTGGACACAGATTGTTGGCAAAATCAGACTGGTGCAGACTTCCTGGACTAATCACTCCTGGCACACACCCCTTTACGTCACTTCTCGCGGACTCACAACCTCACCAATCCCCTATGAGACTCGATCGTTTCAGATTGATTTTGATTTCATTGATCACAAACTCTTGATCCAGACCAGCAGCGGTGAAGTGAAGGAAATATCCCTTGCGTCGCGCCCGGTCGCTGAATTTTATCAAGAGCTGTTTGCAAAATTGGCTGAGTTACGCCTTAACGTGAAGATTCACACAACACCAAACGAAGTCGTAAACGCAATCCCATTTGAGCAAGATTATGAGCATAGGACTTATGAGCCTGATCAGGCAAACCGATTCTGGCAGACATTGGCTCAGTCCGATCGAGTATTCAAGCAGTTCCGATCTCGCTTTATTGGTAAGTGCAGCCCCGTGCATTTTTTCTGGGGAAGCTTCGACCTAGCTGTCACTCGCTTTTCAGGACGGAGAGCACCAGAACACCCCGGTGGAGTTCCTCATCTGCCAGACTGGGTTGTGCGCGAGGCATATTCTCACGAAGTCAGCAGTTGTGGATTCTGGCCAGGAAGTGACCAAATGCCAGAACCCGTTTTTTATGCCTATGCGTACCCTGCGCCGGAAGGGTTTTCTACAGCGAAGGTTAGTCCTGGCGGTGCGGCTTACAATTCGGAACTTGGAGAGTTCATCCTTCCCTATGACGATGTTCGACAATCGGCATCACCTGATTTGGCACTGCTTGAGTTTTTGCAGAGCAGCTATGAGGCGGCTGCCAATTTTGGTGCGTGGGATCGCCCAGCGCTGGAACGGACTGAAGAATGGTAG
- a CDS encoding ribbon-helix-helix protein, CopG family produces the protein MPRIGKRNPEHLNVRLPQAEMDLLRRYCAQTERSQSDVIREFIRSLQSKISAADHSGM, from the coding sequence ATGCCAAGAATAGGAAAGCGAAATCCAGAGCATTTGAATGTTCGACTGCCCCAAGCTGAAATGGACTTGTTGAGACGCTACTGCGCTCAGACTGAACGATCGCAGTCAGATGTGATTCGGGAATTTATTCGAAGTCTGCAATCTAAAATCTCAGCTGCTGATCACTCTGGCATGTAG